In Aquiflexum balticum DSM 16537, a single genomic region encodes these proteins:
- a CDS encoding DUF4249 family protein, with protein MRNIIFYFFFLVFLSSCQEEVVLELKQLEPIPAIEAIWTNNPNVNQVRILLSKDYYDEEPNQVVEDAEVSITSLTSGKIVEFRFSEQANRYLALNNVTGVIGEQYELNVKIGDKEYVSRGTMLEPPILDSITYEFKEERFFREEGYYLTVYGKIPFVEENNYRIRIIKNDTLMNSRLDYLLFDDTFGTSILDQGFELSGIPFKLNDRIRLELYRMNRDAFDYISQLVDLLFNDGGLFSSPPQNPQSNIRLKSGKGEVLGYFLVSPFLNETVRIVEEDQSD; from the coding sequence ATGAGAAATATAATCTTTTACTTCTTTTTCCTGGTATTCCTTTCATCCTGTCAGGAGGAGGTAGTTCTTGAATTAAAGCAATTGGAACCAATTCCAGCTATCGAAGCAATTTGGACTAATAATCCAAATGTTAATCAGGTCAGAATCTTACTTTCAAAAGATTACTATGATGAAGAACCCAATCAGGTTGTGGAAGATGCCGAAGTCTCTATTACAAGCCTAACCTCAGGCAAGATAGTGGAATTTAGATTTTCAGAGCAGGCAAACAGATATCTGGCTTTGAACAATGTTACGGGAGTAATCGGCGAACAATATGAACTGAATGTAAAAATCGGCGATAAAGAATATGTTTCTAGGGGTACCATGCTTGAGCCACCGATTTTGGACAGCATCACCTATGAATTTAAAGAAGAAAGATTTTTTAGGGAAGAGGGTTATTATCTGACTGTTTACGGTAAAATTCCTTTTGTTGAAGAAAACAATTACCGGATCAGAATCATCAAAAACGACACCCTTATGAACAGCAGACTTGATTACCTGCTGTTTGACGATACATTTGGAACTTCAATCCTGGATCAGGGATTCGAATTGTCGGGAATTCCATTTAAATTAAATGACCGTATCCGATTGGAATTGTACAGAATGAACCGGGATGCATTTGATTATATCAGTCAATTGGTGGATTTATTGTTTAATGATGGAGGTCTTTTTTCATCTCCACCTCAAAATCCCCAATCCAATATCCGACTGAAAAGCGGTAAAGGAGAGGTTCTTGGTTATTTCTTGGTCAGTCCATTTCTCAATGAAACAGTCAGAATAGTAGAAGAAGACCAATCTGATTAA